Proteins encoded together in one Falco biarmicus isolate bFalBia1 chromosome 4, bFalBia1.pri, whole genome shotgun sequence window:
- the HEPACAM2 gene encoding HEPACAM family member 2, which translates to MLSWSPLTNFFWDLECKIYFLLVGLCSALKLTVPSHTIHGIEGQPLHLTVDYNFNATASEIQIIWLFERPQSNPKYLLGSVNQTVVPDLEYQHKFTLIPPNASLMINPLHISDEGNYIVKVNVRGNGTIAASQKIQVAVDVPVTKPIVHTEPSSGVVEYVGNITLKCSVGNGTRVVYQWMKNGKPLHASPNYTFSSNNATLLIVPVVKEDIGNYSCLVSNPVSAMESEIIAPTIYYGPYGLRVKSDKGLNIGAVFTVDMGEVILFNCSADSNPPNTYSWIQRADNITHVIKYGPHLEVVSDKVAQKTIDYMCRAFNNMTGKRDETHFTVIVTSVGLEKLAQKGKSLSSLAVITGISLFLILAMAFLFIWKRYQPHKVIQQKLQSRPEADYRKAQTFSGHESALDDFGIYEFVAIPDLASGSRVSSQSVPGSDFVPGQDMLSTIYEVIQHIPEQLQEDHQQ; encoded by the exons ATGCTTTCATGGAGCCCTTTAACCAACTTCTTTTGGGACTTGGagtgcaaaatatattttttacttgTAG GTCTTTGTTCTGCCTTAAAGTTGACAGTACCATCTCATACCATCCATGGTATTGAGGGGCAACCACTCCATCTTACTGTTGACTACAATTTCAATGCTACAGCTTCTGAAATCCAGATAATATGGCTTTTTGAGAGGCCTCAGAGTAACCCAAAATACTTGCTTGGCTCTGTAAATCAAACAGTAGTTCCAGACTTGGAATACCAGCACAAGTTTACCCTCATACCACCAAATGCATCTTTGATGATCAATCCATTGCATATCAGTGATGAGGGCAATTATATTGTAAAAGTCAATGTCCGTGGAAATGGGACGATAGCTGCCAGTCAAAAGATTCAAGTAGCTGTTGATG TTCCTGTCACAAAGCCTATTGTCCACACTGAACCATCTTCAGGGGTAGTGGAGTATGTGGGGAATATTACCTTAAAATGTTCTGTGGGTAACGGTACAAGGGTAGTTTACCAGTGGATGAAAAATGGGAAGCCTCTCCATGCCAGCCCTAATTACACCTTTTCATCAAACAATGCTACACTTCTAATTGTTCCTGTTGTAAAAGAAGACATTGGGAATTACAGCTGTCTGGTATCTAACCCTGTCAGTGCAATGGAAAGTGAGATAATTGCACCAACCATATATT atggACCTTATGGACTTAGAGTTAAATCAGATAAAGGTCTGAATATAGGGGCAGTCTTCACAGTTGACATGGGGGAAGTTATACTGTTCAACTGCTCGGCAGATTCAAATCCACCAAATACTTATTCGTGGATTCAAAGGGCTGACAATATCACTCATGTAATCAAATATGGACCCCATCTGGAAGTTGTATCTGATAAAGTGGCCCAGAAAACAATAGATTACATGTGCCGTGCTTTCAACAACATGACTGGAAAACGGGATGAAACTCATTTCACAGTCATCGTTACTTCTGTAG GACTGGAAAAGCTGGCccagaaaggaaaatctttgTCATCTCTTGCAGTAATAACAggaatttcattatttttgatCCTGGCTATGGCCTTTTTATTCATATGGAAAAGATATCAGCCACATAAAG tgatacaacagaagctgcagagcag GCCAGAGGCTGATTACAGAAAGGCACAGACATTTTCAG GACATGAAAGTGCTTTGGATGATTTTGGGATATATGAATTTGTCGCTATTCCTGATCTTGCCAGTGGTTCTAGG GTTTCCAGTCAATCTGTTCCTGGCTCTGACTTTGTCCCAGGCCAGGATATGCTTAGTACGATTTATGAAGTTATTCAGCATATTCCTGAACAGCTGCAAGAAGACCATCAACAGTAA